The proteins below come from a single Chitinophaga pinensis DSM 2588 genomic window:
- a CDS encoding Lrp/AsnC family transcriptional regulator: protein MNNLGNNKKDSATDNIALDEKDIAILQLLEEDAKMTIRDLAAKLNLSATPVYERIRKMEQAGVIRQYAAIVDPSKIDKALTVLCYISLKEHGKKAGSKFIKEITSFPEVMECLNISGQFDFMLKVQVKDMLAYHEFNVNKLGELDNIRHMESVFVMSVIKATHRVVY from the coding sequence ATGAACAACCTGGGCAATAACAAAAAAGATAGTGCCACCGACAACATTGCACTGGATGAAAAGGACATAGCAATTCTGCAATTGCTGGAGGAAGATGCAAAAATGACTATCCGTGACCTGGCAGCAAAGCTGAACCTGAGTGCCACCCCTGTCTATGAACGCATTCGTAAAATGGAACAGGCTGGCGTAATCAGGCAATATGCCGCTATCGTTGACCCCAGCAAGATCGATAAAGCCCTTACCGTACTATGTTATATTTCCCTTAAAGAGCATGGTAAAAAGGCAGGTTCAAAATTCATCAAGGAGATCACTTCTTTCCCGGAAGTAATGGAGTGTCTGAATATCTCCGGTCAGTTCGATTTCATGCTCAAAGTGCAGGTAAAAGACATGCTCGCCTACCATGAGTTTAATGTCAACAAGCTAGGCGAGCTGGATAATATCCGTCATATGGAGAGTGTGTTTGTAATGTCAGTCATCAAAGCAACACACAGAGTGGTATATTAA